A stretch of DNA from Thalassococcus arenae:
GTTTCACGAGGCAGATCAGGATTGCCGACGTCTTCGGTTTCGATCCGGGTGGCCTGAAGCGGCACGGGCGCCGCATCCACCGTCAACGGCATCGAGGCGAGAAGGTCAGGCAGCGCCTGTGTCAGCCGGTCACGCAGTGCGGTGGCATCCAGCATCCGCAAGGCATCGACCGCGTCGGACTCGTCGGTGTCGTTGGTGTCCTCGACGCCCTCAAGGTTCGCGCCCGCCAGCAGAGGTTCGACGCTTAACCGCAGTTCGAGCGTCACTTGCCCGTCCGTGGCGCTCAGATCGCCGATGGCCGGTCGCACCTCATGAGCGGCAGCGCCCGATATACCCGCCATCCAGAACAACACAGCGAAAACCATTCGCATCATCTGCCACGTCCCTTCGTTACCATTGGGGGCAGTAGATGACGCCAAGTGCCCGGAATTCAACCCAATTCAACCAAGCGCGTAACCCGCGCCGCGCACGGTGCGCAGGGGATCATCACCGCCGTGGATACTGAGCGCCTTTCGCAGCCGTCCGATATGGACGTCCACGGTGCGGGTATCGACATAGATATCGCGCCCCCAGACTCGGTCCAGCAGCTGTTCGCGCGACCAGACCCGACCGGGTTTTTCCATGAAGGTGGTCAGAAGGCGGAACTCGGTCGGGCCGAGTTTCAGTTCGGCCCCGCCGCGGGTCACGCGGTGGGTTTCGCTGTCCAGCACGATGTCCTGGTATTCCAGCCGCAGCCCGGCTGCCGAAGGGCGCGCGCGCCGAAGCTGGGTGCGTACCCGCGCCATGAGTTCGAGAACCGAATAGGGTTTGACCACGTAGTCGTCCGCACCGGTTTCCAACCCCCTCACCCTGTCGATCTCCTCGGACCGGGCCGACAGCATGATGACGGGAACGCCGCGGGTGTCGGGCCGTGTCTTGAGCTGGCGGCAGACTTCGATGCCCGACAGGCTGGGAAGCATCCAGTCCAGGACGATGATGTCGGGCTGTTCCTCGTCGACCAGCAGCAAAGCCTCTTCGCCGTCCTCTGCCAGCGCCACGCGGAACCCTTCGGCCTCGAGGTTGTAGCTCAGGACCTCGCGCTGCGCCGCTTCATCCTCGACGACCAGAACCGTGGGTTGATTGGCGGACATCGGTATCAGTCTCCGTCGCTG
This window harbors:
- the phoB gene encoding phosphate regulon transcriptional regulator PhoB, with protein sequence MSANQPTVLVVEDEAAQREVLSYNLEAEGFRVALAEDGEEALLLVDEEQPDIIVLDWMLPSLSGIEVCRQLKTRPDTRGVPVIMLSARSEEIDRVRGLETGADDYVVKPYSVLELMARVRTQLRRARPSAAGLRLEYQDIVLDSETHRVTRGGAELKLGPTEFRLLTTFMEKPGRVWSREQLLDRVWGRDIYVDTRTVDVHIGRLRKALSIHGGDDPLRTVRGAGYALG